The following is a genomic window from Bufo gargarizans isolate SCDJY-AF-19 chromosome 10, ASM1485885v1, whole genome shotgun sequence.
GTTTTTATATTTATTCGATATGTCCTAAAACTCTGATCCCAATAATGAGGGTATTCATGTACAGTAactttccattaaaggggttgtccaggattttgacatTGATGGCCTGTACTGAGGATAGAAAATCAATATCATTTTGGAGAGGGTCCAAAGCCCTGCACCCGACCTAATCAGGTGTTACCTTGTAGTTCCGGTGCcagccattgtgtagtggacggcgCAGGTTACCATTCACCTCAGTAGTGCACGGCGCTGCAGTAACTACAATATCTGCAACAAGCCCTGAATTTCGAgcagattttttttccactgcATGTAAATGGGATTTTTCCTCCAGTTTAGGTATACTGCtgattaaagggggttttccaggcttttagtattgatgacctatcctctggataggtcattgatatcagatcggtgggggtccgacacacagcacccacgccgatcagctgtatgaagagaaggaacgagccgtctcctgtctctcttcctgcttgccatagacatagcagcagcgagtAGGAAGGGAGACAGGATGGCGGCTgtcttctcctcatacagctgatcggcgggtgtcgtACCCGGACCGATCtcctattgatgacttatcctgatgaTGGGTCataagtgttagggctcatgcacacgactgttgttttgtggtccgtttttcacggatccattgttccgtattattatttttttctctgatttaagtcctcttccgttattccacaaaacatatccatatggttcCGTATGCGATCTGTCTTTAATAACAGTAACTTatcaatcaccaaacacatgagcaatatgggctgggcatagcatttctacagtatggatccgcaaattacggatgacatatggatgtgttccgtattttttgtggacccgtcGACTTGAatagggcctcggaccgtgatttacggacaataataggacatgcattatttttttgcggaatggaaatacggaaacggaatgcacacggagtacattccgttgtttttgcagacccattgaaacaaaacaaagatggaagcggaaagaaaataagtttgtgtgcatgagcctttaaaagtatggaaaacccttttaaggcctcgttcacacgatAGTATTttcggtctgcatccgatccacatatTTTGTGAATCAGATGCAGACtcaatcatttcaatggggtcacaaaaagatgcggacagcacactcggcaaaaaaaaagatacatgtcCGAAtcgtgtccgttttgtggacaacaaTGGGCATTTATAACATAGGGCAGAATGTGCCGGACGCACATGGCCGCTATCTGTGCTTTTTGAtccgcaaaacggatacagtcgtgTGAGGGGAGCCTTATGCCACTAGTTATGATTTTTGTCAGCTCACTGATGGGCTATGCTAGATAACTGCTTGGAATCTCCTCTATGTAACTGTGTAAATCCTGCCGTTAGGACACGTATCATGTGTAGAACTCCCGTGCTATTGTCACATGGCCGCCTTGTTCTTGTAGGCGCTGGAGCAGTGATCCACACTCACTCTAAGGCGGCGGTCCTGACCACGCTGCTCTTTCCAGGGAAGGAATTCCAGATCACGCACCAAGAAATGATTAAAGGAATTAGGAAGTGCAGCAGTGGGGGATATTACAGGTAACGACAGATCTACTTTCCGTAGGAATGCAGATAGTAAATTGCCTTTATGAAATGTATTTTGCTAATTTCCTAGATACGATGACATGCTGGTGGTTCCCATCGTAGAGAATACTCCCGAAGAAAAAGACCTCAAAGAACGAATGGCAAGAGCCATGGATGAGTATCCAGATTCCTGCGCTGTGCTGGTCCGACGTCACGGAGTCTACGTCTGGGGAGATACCTGGGAGAAAGCAAAGACTATGTATGTATACACTTATGGGCTGATTCACATCATATTCAATCTTGATGATATATATTGTGTGCAGTGGTAAaaacaaaggggcacatttatgaagaccggcgttttagattggtggtggatctgccgaagttatgtagaggtgcaggtcTCTCCATAACTTTAGCACATCcgccgccgcttctaaatgtaagaccgttttctttttttttttataatttaatagtttggacttttcggacgcagcgctatgtaatatgtatatttatttattgtttatatattttctatgttctagagttccgtcacaggggctcaataccggaaaagaactgatcaggcatatccccatgcattctgaatggagagtaatccgttcaggatgcatcaggatgtcttcagttcagttattttgactgatcaggcaaaagataaaattagtgccggatccggcattcaaaatgccggatccgtctgtccgcatgacaagcggagagacggattcgttcttgcaatgcatttgtgagatggatccggatgcgtctcacaaatgctttcagtcacatcctgatcggcggatcacactgccgcaagtgtgaaaatagccttaggcctctttcagactggCATCACGTTTTggggtccggatgcgtcccaggtgcattgcggcaaacccgtgcgggtaggtacgcaattgcagtcagttttgactgcgattgcgttccgttgttcagtttttattgcgcgggtgcaatgcgttttgcacgcgtgtgataaaaaaactgactgtggtacccagacctgaacttcttcactgaagttcaggtttgggttcaaggttgtgtagatgttattattttcccttataacatggttataagggaaaataatagcattctgaatacagaatgcatagtacaatagcgctggaggggttaaaaataataataatttaactccccttaatccacttgtttgctcagccggcatctcttctgtcttcatctgtgaggaaaaggacctgtggtgaggtcactgtgctcatcacaaggtccatcaccatggtgatggaccatgtgatgagctcagtgatgtcaccacaggtcctttgacaggtcctgaagaaagaacaggagaccagcagctacgcaatcaattggaggaggtgattttttttttttttttttaaaccctcattggcaccgcgccaccaatgtttattatactgaggTGTTGGGgagcgcactgctccaccaatgtttattatactggggagttggggggcgcactgcgccaccaatgaagataactgacctgttaatacaaatacaggaggcgggtgccagaatcaaatagccggGACCTGACCTCTATGACGGGGAGCTGCaatccgctgcagttaacccctcaggtgccgcaccgcGATCAAAAAGTACACTAAAACTACAgttcattccgcaaaatgcaaGCCCTAACAAGCTCCATGGATggaaattaaaaaatattatgggtgtcagaaaatggtgatgcaaagaaatgtTTAAtttcttaatgttttttttttttttttttttttttaagtagtaaaactatACAAGTAAtcgtattgagctgcagaataaggaggtcatgtcatttttaacacacagtgaacgccgtaatGTCAGAATCCCCAAAACTTTGGCAGAGTTTAGGTTTTTTAAATTTCACCctcattttccaatacaagacatgataAATGAATtggtgctatttaaaaaaaaaaaaaagtagaaagtaAGCCGTCAAAtgtctatgtgaacggaaaatgtaagaagttatggctcttggaatttggggaggaaaaaacaaaaacgcaaatggGCTTGGTCTTTAAGGATTTAACCTTTTCTAGTCTGCAGGCTATGCTACAGTATCGGGTTGATGGACTCCCCCGTAACCATGGCTTATGATGTCTCTTCCAGGTGCGAGTGTTACGACTACCTGTTTGAGATTGCGGTGCAGATGAAACAACTTGGCCTGGACCCCGCTGCTCTTCCTGCAGAAGAAAATGGAATTGTGTAAATCTCCTTGAAGGAAGACCCCACCACGTCAGTCCCAGCACAGGAAATCGGAGAACTGTGGCGTCCTTTACACTGGT
Proteins encoded in this region:
- the LOC122920183 gene encoding methylthioribulose-1-phosphate dehydratase isoform X3, with product MEKGHPRNLIPELCRQFYNLGWVTGTGGGISIKYEDEIYIAPSGVQKERIQPDDLFICDIEERDISCPPPYKNLKKSQCTPLFMNAYTMRGAGAVIHTHSKAAVLTTLLFPGKEFQITHQEMIKGIRKCSSGGYYRYDDMLVVPIVENTPEEKDLKERMARAMDEYPDSCAVLVRRHGVYVWGDTWEKAKTMCECYDYLFEIAVQMKQLGLDPAALPAEENGIV
- the LOC122920183 gene encoding methylthioribulose-1-phosphate dehydratase isoform X1 → MYYCNGDNCNQTDNAKEKGHPRNLIPELCRQFYNLGWVTGTGGGISIKYEDEIYIAPSGVQKERIQPDDLFICDIEERDISCPPPYKNLKKSQCTPLFMNAYTMRGAGAVIHTHSKAAVLTTLLFPGKEFQITHQEMIKGIRKCSSGGYYRYDDMLVVPIVENTPEEKDLKERMARAMDEYPDSCAVLVRRHGVYVWGDTWEKAKTMCECYDYLFEIAVQMKQLGLDPAALPAEENGIV
- the LOC122920183 gene encoding methylthioribulose-1-phosphate dehydratase isoform X2 produces the protein MPDTATLRTAQGQEKGHPRNLIPELCRQFYNLGWVTGTGGGISIKYEDEIYIAPSGVQKERIQPDDLFICDIEERDISCPPPYKNLKKSQCTPLFMNAYTMRGAGAVIHTHSKAAVLTTLLFPGKEFQITHQEMIKGIRKCSSGGYYRYDDMLVVPIVENTPEEKDLKERMARAMDEYPDSCAVLVRRHGVYVWGDTWEKAKTMCECYDYLFEIAVQMKQLGLDPAALPAEENGIV